The DNA segment TAATTAACTGTATACAAACAAAATAGAAACAACTCACATAGTTATTACAAATGTAAGGTCAATTAGCATCTGCGGGTGGTCAATTCAACAAAATTTTCATAAAAAGCGACCACCGGAGTGATAATTTTGACAATGGTTAAGATTTTTTCAATGATTTGTTTTCTTGTTCCCTCCAAGCTTGTGGACTCAATCCTGTAATTTTAACAAATTGCCTCCCGAAATTACTTTTATCAGTATAGCCCATCTGGAATCCAATTTCATTAACCGGCGTATCCGGATATTTCATCAATAATATTTTTGCATCCTGAATGCGAAGTTCATTGATCCACTCCCTGAATGTTTTTTTCTGATAAGTATTAAAATAATTAGATAAGTATGTTCTATTGGTACCTATTTCTGCCGCTAACTGATCTATTTTAATGCCTTGTTTGATGAAATGTTTCTCATTCTTCCATTTGACAAGCGCTCTCTCAATCTGATGAAAGGTTCTTACATAAGGTTCTGTTTCTTCGTTAGGAGCAACAATAGAGCGGATCTTCTGAAAAATAAGACCATAGTTTATGAACTGTATCCCAAAATAAATATAAAAAGGGATATGAACAAGTGTGAACAAAAGCACCCATAATTGGGAGGTAAAAAGAGTCAGAAATGCCATAATCCCAATAGCAAGGGCCAGGAAAAAAGCAATGACCACCCACCGTAACATCCTCGATTCCTGTTTTGGGAAATTAGCCCCCTGCTTTTTATATTGTTTATAATTTCTTACAAACAATATGGTATATCTAACCAATGAAAAGGCATAATACACAACAAAAGAATAGAATACGATATTAAATAATCGTGTTGGCTTTTCAGATAATACAATAAAAGATAAAACACAAAATAGGACAATGGGAATTAATTCTCTAATGATTTTTCGCCTCGTACAAAACTGGACATTGATCAATGTAATAATTGTATAAGTAAAAAGAAAAGCCTGAAAAAGTGAAATCGCAAGGGTGATAATTTTCGTCAGGTTATAATTCATTACAGGATCTATTCCCGAACGTATATACATATCAATAATATTGAGAAGTCCCATAGTGATATATGCAAATGCCATGACAATCCTGGCCATGCTGTAACCCCGCAAAGAGTATGTTTTGGGTATAGATAGTGTAAAAAAACAAACGCCAAAACTTAACGTTACGCAGGCAGATATCAGAGTAAGAATAAGGTAAAAGCTTTCTATATCCATTAGTTCACCCCGGCTTTTAGAAACATACTTTTTATGTTAAATAAGAAGTAAATATAATAATATTAATTGGATAATAAAAAAGGCGACAAATTGTCGCCTTTTTT comes from the Bacteroidales bacterium genome and includes:
- a CDS encoding helix-turn-helix domain-containing protein, with amino-acid sequence MDIESFYLILTLISACVTLSFGVCFFTLSIPKTYSLRGYSMARIVMAFAYITMGLLNIIDMYIRSGIDPVMNYNLTKIITLAISLFQAFLFTYTIITLINVQFCTRRKIIRELIPIVLFCVLSFIVLSEKPTRLFNIVFYSFVVYYAFSLVRYTILFVRNYKQYKKQGANFPKQESRMLRWVVIAFFLALAIGIMAFLTLFTSQLWVLLFTLVHIPFYIYFGIQFINYGLIFQKIRSIVAPNEETEPYVRTFHQIERALVKWKNEKHFIKQGIKIDQLAAEIGTNRTYLSNYFNTYQKKTFREWINELRIQDAKILLMKYPDTPVNEIGFQMGYTDKSNFGRQFVKITGLSPQAWREQENKSLKKS